Proteins encoded by one window of Chroococcidiopsis sp. TS-821:
- a CDS encoding vitamin K epoxide reductase family protein yields MSRRRSTPWIHRWSRPLIAAIALLGALTTAYLTIVKFTQSSTACPAGNCDLVLSSPYATVFGLPLALFGFLAYASMAAFALAPLTIHPGRKKELRLQVENWTWLLLLAGAIAMTVFSGYLMYLLFSQIQATCIYCIASAIFSVSLLVLTIIGRAWEDVGQIFFTAIVVGMITLIGTLGVYAGVNQPTVTNSEQTNVALGPIKPPTPGVGWPITTESGEAEIALARHLTQIGAREFVAWWCPHCYEQKQLFGKQAYAEINHIECAADGQNARPDLCQAAGIQSFPTWEINGQLYPGLRSLEELADLSGYTGPRNFRHSPS; encoded by the coding sequence ATGAGTCGCCGACGATCTACTCCTTGGATACATCGATGGTCACGTCCCTTAATTGCAGCGATCGCGCTGCTTGGCGCGCTGACGACCGCATACTTGACAATTGTAAAGTTTACCCAAAGTTCAACAGCTTGTCCGGCAGGAAACTGCGATCTCGTACTTTCTAGCCCTTATGCCACAGTATTCGGCTTACCGCTAGCCTTGTTTGGTTTCCTGGCTTATGCCAGCATGGCAGCGTTTGCTTTGGCACCTTTAACAATCCACCCAGGACGCAAAAAAGAACTGCGTTTGCAAGTAGAAAATTGGACGTGGTTGCTACTCTTAGCTGGTGCGATCGCCATGACCGTCTTCAGTGGTTACTTGATGTATTTGCTCTTTTCGCAAATCCAAGCGACTTGTATTTACTGCATTGCCTCAGCGATCTTCTCCGTTAGCCTTTTAGTCCTCACAATTATTGGTCGGGCGTGGGAGGACGTTGGACAAATTTTCTTTACGGCGATCGTTGTTGGCATGATTACCCTCATTGGCACGCTTGGTGTTTATGCAGGAGTTAACCAACCAACAGTCACAAATTCAGAACAGACAAATGTGGCTTTAGGTCCTATAAAACCACCTACACCAGGGGTTGGTTGGCCTATTACAACTGAATCTGGAGAAGCCGAAATTGCTTTAGCCCGTCACTTAACCCAAATCGGCGCGAGAGAATTTGTTGCTTGGTGGTGTCCCCATTGTTACGAACAAAAACAGCTGTTTGGTAAGCAAGCCTATGCTGAAATTAACCACATCGAATGCGCTGCAGATGGTCAAAACGCACGTCCCGATCTTTGTCAAGCCGCAGGTATTCAAAGTTTTCCCACTTGGGAAATCAACGGTCAACTGTATCCTGGTTTAAGGTCTTTAGAAGAGTTAGCAGATCTGTCTGGCTATACAGGTCCGCGTAACTTTCGGCACTCTCCCTCCTAA
- a CDS encoding CHASE2 domain-containing protein produces the protein MGIIGDASKKLRKRLFQKQLRNRRRVWLTALSVTCCILLLRYLGVIQSLEWAALDQFFRLRPPEPTDERIAIVAIEETDLQSIGKWPIPDSIIAQLLQQLHHYQPRVIGLDLYRDLPVEPGNEQLQKVYQSIPNLIGIEKLADQYSAAVLPPPILSQQDRVGFNNVILDADGKVRRSLLYWTADETTYESFALKLALSYLAAQGITPQPAENLKYLQLGKSVFPCFKRNDGGYARADDGGYQIIANFRHTQTSFRTVSLTDVLTHKVPAEWFRDRIVLIGSTAPSLKDFFFTPYSSGFFTPAAQPIAGVELHANFVSQILDAALDGRPVIQVWSKWTESWWIFTWTLVGASLSWRWRKPIQFVLSLAIAGVLLVGITYIAFIGGWWLPVVPPLLGIAGCAVAIASHIAYQQEGLQRSKEFLQEIINTIPDPVFVKNQQHQWIVLNDAFCQFIGYPLEELLEKSDAQFLPQHQAEVSWQQDEIVFARGSAIENEEEITDSRGMTHLVATKKSLHKDAAGNLFLVGVMRDITERKRIEEDLKRTAAELLRSNTELQHSQDRLRYLAYHDSLTGLPNRKLFYDHLSQLLAWAANNKLLLALLFIDLDGFKQVNDTLGHDSGDRLLVIVAQRLTLCLRGSDIVCRLGGDEFTVILPGIAKPEDAAIVADKILTMLSQEFHLNGQTISITASIGISIYPNNGTAQEMIVKQADLAMYQAKRFGKNCYKFADAMSFQ, from the coding sequence ATGGGTATAATTGGGGACGCTAGTAAAAAACTGAGAAAAAGATTATTTCAAAAACAATTGCGCAATCGTCGGCGAGTATGGCTAACTGCGCTCAGCGTTACTTGTTGCATCCTGTTATTACGTTACTTGGGGGTTATCCAATCTTTAGAGTGGGCAGCCCTTGACCAATTTTTTCGTTTACGCCCACCCGAACCCACGGACGAACGAATTGCGATCGTCGCTATTGAAGAAACCGATCTGCAATCCATAGGAAAGTGGCCCATACCGGATAGCATTATTGCGCAGCTATTGCAGCAATTACACCATTACCAACCTCGCGTTATTGGTTTAGATCTTTACCGAGATTTACCCGTAGAACCTGGAAACGAACAACTACAAAAAGTTTATCAATCGATTCCCAACCTGATTGGCATTGAAAAACTTGCAGATCAGTATAGTGCGGCGGTGTTACCCCCACCGATTTTGAGCCAACAAGATCGCGTCGGGTTTAATAACGTGATTTTGGATGCTGATGGGAAAGTGCGCCGCAGTTTGTTGTATTGGACAGCAGATGAGACAACTTATGAAAGTTTTGCGCTCAAACTCGCTTTAAGCTACTTAGCAGCGCAAGGAATTACTCCTCAACCAGCAGAAAATCTCAAATATCTGCAACTAGGAAAAAGTGTATTTCCTTGCTTCAAGCGCAATGATGGTGGTTACGCACGCGCCGATGATGGTGGTTATCAAATCATCGCTAATTTTCGCCACACTCAAACCAGCTTTCGCACAGTATCGCTTACAGATGTCTTAACGCACAAAGTACCAGCCGAATGGTTTCGCGATCGCATCGTTTTGATTGGTTCTACTGCACCCAGTCTCAAAGACTTTTTTTTTACTCCCTACAGTAGCGGTTTCTTCACACCAGCAGCACAGCCCATCGCAGGTGTAGAACTCCACGCTAATTTTGTCAGCCAAATTCTTGATGCGGCGCTTGATGGACGACCGGTTATTCAAGTTTGGTCAAAATGGACTGAAAGCTGGTGGATTTTTACCTGGACTTTAGTCGGTGCATCGTTGAGTTGGCGTTGGCGCAAACCAATTCAGTTTGTTTTGAGTCTGGCGATCGCGGGCGTGCTACTCGTTGGTATTACTTACATCGCTTTTATCGGTGGGTGGTGGTTACCTGTGGTTCCGCCACTACTAGGGATTGCTGGTTGTGCGGTAGCGATCGCCAGTCACATTGCTTATCAGCAAGAAGGGCTACAACGCTCAAAAGAATTTTTACAGGAAATAATTAATACAATTCCCGATCCAGTTTTTGTCAAAAACCAACAACATCAGTGGATTGTCTTAAATGATGCATTTTGTCAATTTATTGGCTATCCACTAGAGGAATTGCTCGAAAAGTCAGATGCGCAATTTCTGCCACAACATCAAGCCGAAGTTTCTTGGCAACAGGATGAAATTGTTTTTGCCCGTGGAAGTGCGATTGAAAACGAAGAAGAAATTACAGATTCTAGAGGTATGACTCATCTCGTTGCCACCAAAAAATCTCTCCACAAAGATGCAGCGGGTAATTTATTTTTAGTGGGAGTGATGCGCGATATTACAGAACGCAAGCGCATTGAAGAGGATCTCAAGCGCACTGCTGCCGAACTTTTGCGATCGAACACTGAATTACAACATTCGCAAGACCGTTTGCGTTACCTTGCCTATCACGACTCGCTGACTGGTTTACCTAACCGTAAGTTATTTTACGACCACCTCAGTCAGTTACTCGCATGGGCAGCAAATAATAAACTATTGCTCGCGTTGTTGTTTATCGACTTGGATGGGTTCAAGCAAGTCAATGATACTCTTGGACACGATAGCGGCGATCGCCTCCTCGTCATAGTCGCACAACGATTAACGCTTTGTTTGCGCGGAAGCGACATTGTATGTCGACTTGGCGGTGATGAATTTACTGTCATTCTTCCTGGAATTGCCAAACCAGAAGATGCTGCTATCGTTGCAGACAAGATTTTAACAATGCTGTCACAAGAATTCCATCTTAACGGACAGACTATCTCAATTACTGCAAGCATCGGCATTAGCATTTATCCAAACAACGGCACCGCCCAAGAAATGATCGTCAAACAAGCTGACTTGGCAATGTATCAAGCTAAACGTTTTGGTAAAAATTGCTACAAGTTTGCTGATGCTATGTCCTTTCAATAG
- a CDS encoding undecaprenyl-diphosphate phosphatase, producing MALSLPRWFKLASTSVATFAVATLPSKVFSQPNSEIVAGSQINVFQGIILGMVQGITEFLPISSTAHLKVVPVVLGWGDPGVAYTAVIQLGSIGAVLWYFWSDLKQITTGILKAIAAKNYNSYDFRLGLGIVLGSIPIVFFGLLIKFLIPDFDNSPMRSLQVIAFTSIGLALLLGLAEQVGRRKRGLDSLKLQDSLWVGLAQALALIPGVSRSGSTLTAALFTGLDRAPAARFSFLLGIPAITLAGLVELKDAIEIGLGNTGVWPLVAGIISAAVFSYAAIAWLLRFLQTHNTWVFVVYRLAFGIAILTAIGTGLLQNI from the coding sequence ATGGCATTATCCCTACCGCGCTGGTTTAAACTCGCAAGCACAAGTGTCGCTACCTTCGCAGTTGCTACTTTACCAAGCAAAGTTTTCAGCCAACCAAATTCAGAGATAGTTGCAGGCTCTCAAATCAATGTGTTTCAAGGTATTATTCTCGGTATGGTGCAAGGGATAACCGAGTTTTTACCCATCAGTAGTACCGCACATCTGAAAGTTGTACCAGTCGTTTTAGGGTGGGGCGATCCAGGCGTTGCTTATACCGCAGTGATTCAATTGGGTAGTATTGGGGCAGTGCTGTGGTACTTCTGGAGCGACTTAAAGCAAATTACAACAGGAATATTGAAAGCGATCGCAGCTAAAAACTACAATTCCTATGACTTCCGCCTTGGCTTGGGAATTGTTTTAGGCTCAATTCCGATCGTTTTTTTTGGATTACTCATCAAATTTTTAATCCCAGATTTCGATAACTCGCCTATGCGGAGTTTGCAAGTTATTGCGTTTACGTCGATTGGATTAGCGTTATTACTAGGGCTTGCTGAGCAAGTAGGAAGACGCAAACGCGGTTTAGATAGCCTCAAGCTGCAAGATAGTCTTTGGGTAGGTTTAGCGCAAGCTTTGGCACTCATCCCTGGAGTTTCGCGTTCCGGTTCAACGTTAACAGCCGCATTGTTTACAGGATTAGATCGCGCCCCTGCTGCTCGATTTTCTTTTTTGTTGGGTATTCCCGCCATTACGCTAGCAGGATTAGTAGAACTGAAAGATGCCATTGAGATAGGATTAGGCAATACGGGAGTTTGGCCGCTAGTTGCTGGGATTATTTCTGCTGCGGTGTTTTCCTATGCGGCGATCGCCTGGTTGTTACGGTTTTTGCAAACGCATAACACCTGGGTTTTTGTTGTGTATAGGTTAGCATTTGGAATAGCCATCTTAACTGCAATTGGCACTGGACTACTACAAAACATCTAG
- a CDS encoding DUF3120 domain-containing protein encodes MVNHTLSSYSASPPVPTGKNAIVTLPAIGSRQAWLFFAAAVFLVTVPVFIEAPLVRSLPSLSLALTGGWMALSLFLMSRPATHRWGDLLFGFSWSWLAGSLYWGWLRWEPFLHLPVEAIALPFAIFCLQRNWGLIGNFFYLGSLFGTVVTDLYFYLVDLIPHWRQLMQVEPAFAAPILQSALTQIHTSWGQLWAIVLASVLLVVGILPLRKLQLHLWTFSGAVLSTILVDILFWLAALAA; translated from the coding sequence TTGGTTAATCATACATTGTCCTCATATTCAGCTTCGCCGCCAGTTCCTACTGGAAAAAACGCGATTGTTACTTTACCCGCAATTGGTTCGCGCCAAGCTTGGTTATTCTTTGCTGCGGCAGTTTTTCTAGTAACTGTACCAGTATTTATTGAAGCCCCCCTTGTGCGATCGCTACCGAGTTTGAGTTTAGCCTTGACAGGTGGCTGGATGGCGCTCAGTTTATTTTTGATGTCACGTCCAGCAACGCATCGTTGGGGCGATCTTTTATTCGGATTTAGCTGGAGTTGGTTAGCTGGTTCGCTGTATTGGGGCTGGCTGCGTTGGGAACCATTTTTGCATTTACCCGTAGAAGCGATCGCACTACCGTTTGCAATTTTTTGCCTCCAGCGTAATTGGGGTCTTATAGGTAACTTTTTCTACCTTGGTTCTTTATTTGGAACTGTAGTAACAGATCTATACTTTTATTTAGTTGATTTAATTCCGCATTGGCGACAGTTAATGCAAGTAGAGCCAGCATTCGCCGCACCTATATTGCAAAGTGCGTTAACACAAATTCACACATCGTGGGGACAACTGTGGGCGATCGTCTTAGCAAGCGTGCTACTCGTCGTTGGCATTTTACCTTTACGTAAGTTACAACTCCATCTCTGGACGTTTAGTGGTGCGGTTTTAAGCACGATATTGGTAGATATTTTATTTTGGCTAGCTGCACTGGCTGCGTGA
- a CDS encoding TIGR03279 family radical SAM protein produces MSHVRPAKITKVLPESIAAEIGFEPGDAIVSINGNRPRDLIDYQFLCADEVLELEVLDAAGKSHQIEIEKDYDEDLGLEFETALFDNLIQCNNRCPFCFIDQQPPGKRQSLYLKDDDYRLSFLYGSYLTLTNLPPKEWERIEQLRLSPLYVSVHATEPEVRVRLLKNPRAGQILQHIEWFQQRRLQIHAQVVVCPGINDGIHLERTLLDLAHFHQGEIPAVASVAVVPVGLTRFRPAEDELIPVDRAKAQEVIAQVRSLQDKFRASLGSTFAWLADEWFLIAQEELPPESHYEDYPQIDNGVGSIRAFLKQFAIAAQKLPTKISAPRKVTWVVGNAVEHAFQPILQQLNQVVNLQVNMVALCSNYWGQSITVTGLLTGQDLLQGLQGKDLGEKILLPALMLKQEDACFLDDMTIVELASKLKTPVVPIRGVEELIEMCTQ; encoded by the coding sequence ATGAGTCACGTCCGTCCTGCCAAAATTACCAAAGTTCTTCCCGAATCGATCGCCGCAGAGATCGGCTTTGAACCTGGCGATGCGATTGTCAGCATTAATGGTAATCGTCCGCGTGACTTAATCGACTATCAATTTTTGTGTGCGGATGAAGTGCTAGAACTCGAAGTTCTCGACGCTGCTGGTAAAAGTCATCAAATTGAAATCGAAAAAGATTACGATGAAGACTTGGGGCTAGAGTTTGAAACGGCATTATTTGATAATCTGATTCAATGTAATAATCGCTGTCCGTTTTGCTTTATCGACCAGCAGCCACCTGGAAAACGGCAAAGTCTATATCTCAAAGATGATGATTACCGATTAAGCTTTTTATACGGCTCGTATCTAACCTTGACGAATCTGCCACCAAAAGAATGGGAACGCATCGAACAGTTACGCTTATCACCACTCTATGTTTCCGTTCATGCGACTGAACCCGAAGTCCGAGTTCGACTCTTAAAAAATCCGCGTGCAGGGCAAATCTTACAACACATCGAGTGGTTTCAACAACGACGGCTACAAATTCACGCTCAAGTTGTTGTATGTCCAGGAATCAATGATGGCATTCATCTCGAACGAACGCTACTCGATTTAGCTCATTTTCATCAAGGAGAAATACCCGCAGTTGCTTCTGTTGCGGTTGTTCCTGTGGGATTAACGCGGTTTCGCCCTGCAGAAGATGAACTGATTCCTGTAGATCGCGCCAAGGCGCAAGAAGTGATTGCGCAAGTGCGATCGCTGCAAGATAAGTTTCGCGCTTCACTTGGTTCTACCTTTGCATGGCTAGCCGATGAGTGGTTTTTAATCGCCCAAGAAGAACTTCCGCCAGAATCGCACTACGAAGACTATCCTCAAATTGATAATGGTGTTGGTTCAATCCGCGCTTTCTTAAAACAGTTTGCGATCGCCGCCCAAAAGCTTCCCACCAAAATTTCTGCTCCGCGAAAAGTGACTTGGGTAGTTGGTAATGCTGTCGAACACGCTTTTCAACCAATCTTACAGCAACTTAATCAAGTCGTAAATTTACAGGTAAATATGGTTGCTTTATGTAGCAATTATTGGGGGCAAAGTATCACAGTCACTGGTTTACTTACTGGACAAGATTTACTACAAGGATTGCAAGGAAAGGATTTAGGCGAAAAAATCTTATTACCTGCACTGATGTTAAAACAGGAGGATGCGTGTTTTTTAGATGACATGACGATTGTGGAATTAGCGAGTAAACTGAAAACACCCGTAGTACCGATTCGGGGGGTAGAAGAACTCATCGAGATGTGTACGCAGTAA
- the psbU gene encoding photosystem II complex extrinsic protein PsbU, with protein sequence MERGREIVMKRLMRVFAILFFVVGCMGWLGVPQQALAANLSNVSLRSAVLGAVEAVPRNPADDKLATEFGKKIDLNNTNVRAFQRYPGMYPNLAKKIIKNAPYENVEDVLKIEGLSDRQKELLQANLDKFTVTEPEAAFVEGDDRVNNGIYR encoded by the coding sequence ATGGAAAGAGGTAGAGAAATCGTGATGAAACGATTGATGCGTGTATTTGCAATTTTGTTTTTCGTTGTAGGGTGCATGGGATGGCTTGGCGTACCGCAACAAGCACTTGCGGCAAATTTGAGTAACGTCAGCCTACGTTCAGCAGTTTTGGGAGCAGTAGAAGCCGTACCGCGAAACCCTGCTGATGATAAGCTAGCTACGGAATTTGGGAAAAAAATTGATTTGAACAATACCAACGTAAGAGCGTTTCAGCGGTATCCAGGAATGTATCCCAACCTAGCTAAGAAAATTATCAAGAATGCTCCCTATGAAAATGTAGAAGATGTCTTGAAGATTGAAGGATTAAGCGATCGCCAAAAAGAACTTTTGCAAGCAAACCTAGACAAATTTACGGTAACTGAACCTGAAGCCGCTTTTGTCGAGGGCGACGATCGCGTTAACAACGGTATCTATCGATAA
- the rimO gene encoding 30S ribosomal protein S12 methylthiotransferase RimO: MGDKPTIAISHLGCEKNRIDTEHMLGLLVQAGYGVDTNEELADYVIVNTCSFIQAAREESVRTLVELADAGKKIVIAGCMAQHFQQELLEELPEAVAVVGTGDYHKIVNVIHRVEAGERVQEVTAEPTYIADETTPRYRTTTEGVAYLRVAEGCDYRCAFCIIPHLRGNQRSRSIESIVAEAEQLSAQGVQEIILISQITTNYGVDLYGEPRLAELLQALGKVDVPWIRMHYAYPTGLTPKVIEAIQATPNVLPYLDLPLQHSHPEILRAMNRPWQGRVNDGIIERIKQAIPQAVLRTTFIVGFPGETEEHFEHLLQFVQRHEFDHVGVFTFSPEEGTPAYSLPNQLPQEVMEARRDAVMEIQQPISLRKNQQEVGKVVEVLIEQENPETGEFVGRSARFSPEVDGLVYVQGATRLGSLVPVKITDADIYDLYGHVVNN, encoded by the coding sequence ATGGGTGATAAGCCAACAATTGCGATTTCTCATTTGGGCTGCGAGAAAAACCGAATCGATACGGAACATATGCTAGGGCTTCTAGTTCAAGCTGGCTATGGTGTAGATACAAATGAAGAACTAGCAGATTATGTCATTGTTAATACCTGTAGCTTTATTCAAGCGGCGCGGGAAGAATCTGTACGAACTTTGGTAGAACTGGCAGACGCGGGCAAAAAGATCGTCATCGCAGGGTGTATGGCGCAACACTTTCAACAGGAACTCTTAGAGGAGTTGCCTGAAGCAGTAGCAGTGGTAGGAACAGGAGACTATCACAAAATCGTCAATGTGATTCATCGCGTCGAAGCAGGAGAACGCGTACAAGAAGTTACTGCTGAACCAACGTACATCGCGGATGAGACAACACCACGCTATCGAACAACGACAGAAGGCGTTGCCTATCTTCGCGTTGCGGAGGGATGTGATTATCGCTGTGCGTTTTGCATTATTCCACATCTGCGAGGAAATCAGCGATCGCGATCGATTGAATCGATTGTGGCAGAAGCCGAACAACTCTCAGCGCAAGGCGTCCAGGAAATTATCTTAATTTCGCAGATTACGACAAATTACGGTGTCGATCTTTATGGCGAACCGCGATTAGCTGAACTGTTGCAGGCATTGGGGAAAGTCGACGTTCCTTGGATTCGGATGCACTACGCCTATCCTACAGGACTGACACCAAAAGTCATTGAGGCAATTCAAGCAACGCCGAATGTTTTGCCTTATTTAGACTTACCGTTACAACACTCACACCCAGAAATTCTGCGGGCGATGAATCGTCCTTGGCAAGGGCGCGTTAACGACGGAATTATCGAACGCATCAAGCAAGCAATTCCGCAGGCGGTGCTACGAACAACTTTTATTGTTGGATTTCCTGGAGAGACAGAAGAACACTTTGAGCATCTACTGCAATTTGTTCAGCGTCATGAATTTGACCACGTCGGAGTATTTACATTCTCTCCTGAAGAAGGAACTCCAGCGTACAGTCTGCCAAATCAGTTACCGCAAGAAGTGATGGAGGCGCGACGCGATGCGGTGATGGAGATTCAGCAACCGATTTCATTGCGTAAGAATCAACAAGAAGTCGGCAAAGTTGTTGAGGTGCTCATCGAGCAAGAAAATCCAGAAACGGGAGAATTTGTAGGGCGTTCTGCCCGATTTTCTCCAGAAGTTGATGGTTTAGTTTACGTTCAGGGTGCAACGCGGCTAGGTTCTCTGGTACCAGTCAAGATTACCGACGCCGATATTTACGATCTTTACGGTCATGTCGTTAACAACTAG
- the nadB gene encoding L-aspartate oxidase, whose translation MSQTNLQTQFDVIVVGAGAAGLYTALCLPENLQVGLITKDTVSLSASDWAQGGIAAAIAPDDSPLLHIEDTLHAGAGLCDRVAVEFMAKMAPSCIQSLVKLGVAFDRRDRELALTLEAAHSRRRVLHAADTTGREVTTTLTAQVLQRQNIQVIQQAYALNLWLDAQQRCQGICLLYQDCITWIKAKAVVLATGGGGQVFAQTTNPAISTGDGVAIAWRAGALLRDLEFVQFHPTALTKAGAPRFLISEAVRGEGAHLIDDRGHRFAFDYHPAGELAPRDVVSRAIFNHLQRTALDPATAHVWLDLRPIPKETILHRFPNIIQVCQRWGIDVFAEPVPVAPAAHYWMGGIVTDLNNRTSIPGLYAVGETASTGVHGANRLASNSLLECIVFGAQMAHLNEELVPLSQDDRYPQAKIDIPLSKDDWWIQQQKLTTWRQKLPRLVWQSAGICREASKLQDAIAQVLIWQKELAALPLSQFLLHLPAAQTVNVNSSDAEQQLRLWGETRNLLDVAYLILKSASFRSESRGGHYRIDYPQTDPNWQVHTLVQQHQWWQSERLEN comes from the coding sequence TTGTCTCAAACTAATCTTCAAACTCAATTTGATGTCATTGTTGTAGGTGCTGGTGCTGCGGGACTTTACACTGCACTCTGTCTGCCAGAAAATCTTCAAGTAGGTTTAATTACCAAAGATACAGTATCGCTATCGGCGAGTGATTGGGCACAGGGAGGAATTGCTGCAGCGATCGCGCCAGATGATTCGCCGTTGCTTCACATTGAGGATACTTTGCACGCAGGTGCAGGATTATGCGATCGCGTCGCTGTAGAATTTATGGCAAAAATGGCACCGAGTTGCATCCAATCTTTGGTCAAATTGGGAGTTGCCTTCGATCGCCGCGATCGCGAACTAGCATTAACTTTAGAAGCTGCGCATTCTCGACGTCGCGTACTTCATGCGGCGGATACGACGGGTAGAGAAGTGACAACAACGCTCACGGCTCAAGTTCTGCAACGCCAAAACATCCAAGTTATCCAGCAAGCTTATGCTTTAAATCTGTGGCTCGACGCACAGCAACGCTGTCAAGGAATTTGTTTACTTTATCAAGATTGTATTACCTGGATAAAAGCCAAAGCCGTAGTTCTTGCCACAGGCGGTGGGGGACAAGTTTTCGCGCAAACCACAAATCCGGCGATTAGTACTGGCGATGGAGTGGCGATCGCTTGGCGGGCGGGTGCTTTACTGCGAGACTTGGAATTTGTACAATTTCATCCTACGGCTTTAACAAAAGCTGGCGCGCCGCGCTTTTTGATTAGCGAAGCTGTACGCGGGGAAGGCGCGCACTTAATTGACGATCGAGGACATCGCTTTGCGTTTGACTACCATCCGGCAGGAGAATTAGCACCTAGAGATGTAGTAAGTCGTGCAATTTTTAATCATCTACAGCGTACCGCGCTCGATCCGGCAACGGCTCATGTTTGGTTAGATTTACGCCCAATACCAAAAGAAACTATCTTGCATCGGTTTCCCAATATTATTCAAGTGTGCCAGCGGTGGGGAATTGATGTTTTTGCTGAACCTGTTCCGGTTGCTCCTGCGGCGCATTATTGGATGGGTGGAATCGTCACAGATTTAAACAACCGCACTTCGATCCCTGGATTGTATGCAGTCGGAGAAACTGCCAGTACCGGAGTACATGGCGCGAATCGTTTGGCGAGTAATTCGCTGCTAGAATGCATCGTTTTTGGCGCGCAAATGGCGCATTTGAACGAGGAATTAGTTCCTTTGAGCCAAGACGATCGCTATCCCCAGGCGAAGATCGATATTCCTTTATCTAAAGATGACTGGTGGATTCAACAGCAAAAATTAACAACGTGGCGTCAGAAGTTACCGCGTTTGGTATGGCAAAGTGCCGGGATTTGTCGCGAAGCAAGCAAATTACAAGATGCGATCGCACAGGTTTTGATTTGGCAAAAAGAACTTGCGGCTCTACCTTTGAGTCAATTCCTACTTCATTTACCTGCAGCACAAACAGTTAACGTCAATTCATCTGACGCTGAGCAACAGTTGCGCTTGTGGGGAGAAACGCGGAACTTGCTTGATGTTGCTTATCTTATTCTCAAAAGTGCGTCTTTTCGTAGCGAAAGTCGTGGCGGGCACTATCGTATCGATTACCCTCAAACTGATCCTAATTGGCAAGTTCACACTCTAGTACAACAGCACCAATGGTGGCAATCTGAAAGATTGGAAAATTGA
- the btpA gene encoding photosystem I biogenesis protein BtpA produces MDLKQLFKTPNPIIGVVHLLPLPTAPGWGNNLKAVIDRAEQEATALASGGVDGIIVENFFDAPFTKNQVDPAVVSAMTVVIQRLMQLVTIPIGVNVLRNDAHSALAIATVVKAQFIRVNVLTGVMATDQGLIEGQAHQLLRYRREIGSDVRIFADVLVKHARPLSSPNLTVAVQDTIERGLADAVILSGWATGSPPDLQDLELAKAAAYDTPVLIGSGANWENISTLMQAADGVIVSSSLKRHGRREQTIDPIRVSQFVEAARSSKPQLKVGDPLGIKDQGSGVRS; encoded by the coding sequence GTGGACTTAAAGCAGCTATTTAAAACTCCCAACCCGATTATCGGCGTAGTTCATTTACTACCATTGCCCACCGCACCAGGTTGGGGTAATAACCTCAAAGCAGTGATTGACCGTGCCGAACAAGAGGCAACAGCGCTAGCGAGTGGGGGCGTTGACGGTATTATTGTCGAAAATTTTTTTGACGCGCCATTTACAAAAAATCAAGTCGATCCAGCCGTTGTCAGTGCGATGACGGTAGTCATTCAGCGGCTAATGCAGTTAGTCACAATTCCGATTGGGGTGAATGTCCTGCGGAACGACGCGCATAGTGCCTTAGCGATCGCCACCGTTGTCAAAGCCCAATTTATTCGCGTCAACGTTCTCACGGGCGTGATGGCAACAGATCAAGGATTAATCGAAGGGCAAGCCCACCAATTGTTGCGCTACCGTCGCGAAATTGGCAGCGATGTGCGAATTTTTGCGGACGTGCTTGTCAAACACGCGCGACCGTTGAGTTCGCCAAATCTTACTGTGGCTGTTCAAGATACGATCGAGCGGGGTTTAGCCGATGCCGTCATTTTGTCAGGTTGGGCAACAGGAAGTCCGCCCGATTTACAAGATCTAGAACTTGCCAAAGCAGCAGCTTATGACACGCCAGTACTGATTGGTAGCGGTGCAAACTGGGAAAATATTTCCACACTCATGCAAGCCGCAGATGGCGTGATTGTCTCTTCATCGCTGAAACGGCACGGTCGCCGCGAGCAAACAATCGATCCGATTCGCGTCAGCCAATTTGTCGAAGCTGCACGCAGTAGCAAGCCGCAGTTAAAGGTGGGCGATCCGCTGGGAATCAAAGACCAGGGGTCGGGGGTGAGGAGTTAG